From a single Kitasatospora sp. NBC_00458 genomic region:
- a CDS encoding MOSC domain-containing protein encodes MQLSGLHVYPVKSMYRLSPDSARVEPWGLSGDRRWMLADATGRFVTQRENAALGRIRTELLADGTLVLTAPGGARAEIPAPSAALGDQLAEVEVWGTRFRAAEAAKEARLWIEEHVGDYRLVHLDDPRARPVDPAFSAPGDTVSMADGFPLLLTTTASLARLNALIAADHPEGHEELPMERFRPNVVVSGGEPWAEDGWRRIRIGELTFRVVKPCGRCVVTTTDQESGERRGPEPLRTLARHHRLIKKAAFGQNLIPERPAGVEGDVLGTLRIGDEVEVLEDGAQWPADRPADRPA; translated from the coding sequence ATGCAGCTCTCCGGACTCCACGTCTACCCCGTCAAGTCGATGTACCGTCTGAGCCCCGACAGCGCCCGGGTCGAACCGTGGGGCCTGTCCGGCGACCGCCGCTGGATGCTCGCCGACGCGACCGGGCGGTTCGTGACCCAGCGCGAGAACGCCGCCCTCGGCCGGATCCGCACCGAGCTCCTCGCCGACGGCACACTCGTCCTGACCGCTCCCGGGGGCGCCCGCGCCGAGATTCCCGCGCCCTCCGCGGCCCTCGGCGACCAGCTCGCCGAGGTGGAGGTCTGGGGCACCCGCTTCCGGGCCGCCGAGGCCGCCAAGGAGGCCCGGCTGTGGATCGAGGAACACGTGGGCGACTACCGCCTGGTGCACCTGGACGACCCGCGGGCCCGGCCGGTCGACCCGGCGTTCTCCGCCCCCGGCGACACCGTCTCGATGGCCGACGGGTTCCCGCTGCTGCTCACCACCACCGCCTCGCTGGCGCGGCTCAACGCGCTGATCGCCGCCGATCACCCGGAGGGCCACGAGGAGCTGCCGATGGAACGGTTCCGCCCCAACGTGGTCGTCTCCGGCGGCGAGCCCTGGGCCGAGGACGGCTGGCGCCGGATCCGGATCGGGGAGCTGACCTTCCGGGTGGTCAAGCCGTGCGGGCGCTGCGTGGTCACCACCACCGACCAGGAGAGCGGCGAACGGCGCGGCCCCGAGCCGCTGCGCACCCTGGCCCGGCACCACCGGCTGATCAAGAAGGCCGCGTTCGGGCAGAACCTGATCCCCGAGCGCCCGGCCGGTGTCGAGGGCGACGTGCTCGGCACCCTGCGGATCGGCGACGAGGTCGAGGTGCTGGAGGACGGCGCGCAGTGGCCCGCCGACCGGCCGGCGGACCGGCCGGCCTGA
- a CDS encoding DUF6643 family protein yields the protein MTSPRSYDGVGYPSPSFSSGTPIYDSLVAERGVPQIAPINVPAALPPALSSGYGSGLSGQSYDNRYGTGYDTPGGNLPALPPARLALGPGPSSAPSSGPATTYIPAQTAPAYAAAPQPPVPGYGGPQPYLPGQRPQAPAPGFSQATTGGYQPSGGQSFGGQNTFVGGHGQQTFGAQPAGAPGGPQHPAGQPQGGAPSFGAPQGFGGPTPGGQGFTGSGFNGAGDQSFGGAQLRPAVTPVAPVRPMQPQRPAPYGEPGQFQQGYQPQGQNY from the coding sequence ATGACCTCGCCCCGCTCCTACGACGGAGTCGGCTACCCCTCTCCGTCCTTCTCCTCCGGCACGCCCATCTACGACAGCCTCGTCGCAGAGCGCGGAGTCCCGCAGATCGCGCCCATCAACGTGCCGGCCGCCCTGCCGCCGGCCCTCTCGTCCGGTTACGGATCCGGCCTCTCCGGCCAGTCCTACGACAACCGGTACGGCACCGGGTACGACACCCCCGGCGGCAACCTCCCCGCCCTGCCGCCCGCCCGCCTCGCCCTGGGCCCCGGCCCGAGCAGCGCGCCCTCCTCCGGCCCCGCGACCACGTACATCCCGGCGCAGACCGCGCCCGCGTACGCCGCCGCGCCCCAGCCGCCCGTCCCCGGCTACGGCGGCCCCCAGCCGTACCTGCCCGGCCAGCGACCGCAGGCCCCCGCCCCCGGCTTCTCGCAGGCCACCACCGGCGGCTACCAGCCGTCCGGCGGCCAGAGCTTCGGCGGCCAGAACACCTTCGTCGGCGGCCACGGCCAGCAGACCTTCGGTGCTCAGCCGGCCGGCGCCCCGGGCGGCCCGCAGCACCCCGCCGGCCAGCCGCAGGGCGGCGCGCCGTCCTTCGGCGCCCCGCAGGGCTTCGGCGGCCCGACCCCCGGCGGCCAGGGCTTCACCGGGTCCGGCTTCAACGGCGCGGGCGACCAGTCGTTCGGCGGTGCGCAGCTGCGCCCGGCCGTCACCCCGGTCGCACCGGTCCGCCCGATGCAGCCGCAGCGCCCGGCCCCGTACGGGGAGCCCGGCCAGTTCCAGCAGGGCTACCAACCGCAGGGGCAGAACTACTGA
- the mscL gene encoding large conductance mechanosensitive channel protein MscL, producing the protein MLKGFRSFLLRGNVVDLAVGIVIGAAFTAVVTGFVTAFLTPLIGVATGAVGDFTQKTFAVAGTRFPYGVFVNAAISFVLVAAVIYFIVVVPVGRLQARLDGDKPVPAPKADCPECLSSIPVAAVRCSFCTSEVAGRPGFPAQAAHQAHQAPHQPVHEAAAQSVQPR; encoded by the coding sequence GTGCTCAAGGGATTCCGCAGCTTCCTGCTGCGCGGAAACGTCGTCGACCTCGCGGTCGGCATCGTGATCGGCGCGGCCTTCACGGCCGTGGTCACCGGGTTCGTGACGGCGTTCCTCACGCCGTTGATCGGGGTCGCGACCGGCGCGGTCGGCGACTTCACCCAGAAGACCTTCGCGGTGGCCGGCACCCGGTTCCCGTACGGCGTCTTCGTCAACGCGGCGATCAGCTTCGTGCTGGTCGCGGCGGTGATCTACTTCATCGTGGTGGTGCCGGTCGGCAGGCTGCAGGCGCGGCTGGACGGGGACAAGCCGGTTCCCGCCCCCAAGGCGGACTGCCCGGAGTGCCTGAGCAGCATCCCGGTCGCGGCGGTGCGCTGCTCCTTCTGCACCTCCGAGGTGGCCGGCCGGCCGGGCTTCCCCGCCCAGGCGGCGCACCAGGCCCACCAGGCGCCCCACCAGCCCGTCCACGAGGCGGCGGCGCAGTCGGTACAGCCGCGCTGA
- a CDS encoding DegT/DnrJ/EryC1/StrS family aminotransferase, whose translation MSTDTLALPAALGGAAAFPDGLPLTRVQVPDRAALLERLGTVLDSGQLTNGRTVAELEEAAAELLEVPHVVAVSSCTAGLMLVLQAAGVGGGRPVVMPGFTFSATAHAAHWAGGTPVFAEARASDITLDPEDAAARLAAADRPAALMATHVYGTPCQVERLQEVADAAGVPLVYDSAHGFGSRRRGVPIGNFGYAEVFSMSPTKIAVAGEGGLVATHDAGLARRLRTARDYGNPGDYDTLFPGLNARMSELHAAVGLNWLAGLPERVAHRGALVGEFAAVTAGLPGLRLALPEDGDTSTFKDLTLILDAAGFGLTARQLADALRAEGIDSRRYFHPPVQRQRAYAHLGQADALPLTDRLADSVLTVPLWSQMDAPTVRRIAGAVVRIQPYAERLRAA comes from the coding sequence ATGAGCACCGACACCCTTGCCCTGCCCGCCGCCCTCGGCGGCGCCGCCGCCTTCCCGGACGGGCTGCCGCTCACCCGGGTCCAGGTCCCCGACCGCGCCGCGCTGCTGGAGCGGCTCGGCACCGTGCTGGACAGCGGTCAGCTGACCAACGGCCGCACCGTCGCCGAACTGGAGGAGGCCGCGGCCGAGTTGCTGGAGGTGCCGCACGTGGTGGCGGTCTCCAGCTGCACCGCCGGCCTGATGCTGGTGCTGCAGGCGGCCGGCGTCGGCGGCGGACGGCCGGTGGTGATGCCCGGCTTCACCTTCTCCGCCACCGCGCACGCCGCCCACTGGGCGGGCGGCACCCCGGTGTTCGCCGAGGCCCGCGCATCGGACATCACCCTCGACCCGGAGGACGCCGCCGCCCGGCTGGCCGCCGCCGACCGCCCGGCCGCGCTGATGGCCACCCACGTCTACGGCACGCCCTGCCAGGTCGAGCGGCTCCAGGAGGTCGCCGACGCCGCCGGTGTGCCGCTGGTGTACGACTCGGCGCACGGCTTCGGCAGCCGCCGCAGGGGCGTGCCGATCGGCAACTTCGGCTACGCCGAGGTGTTCTCGATGAGCCCGACCAAGATCGCGGTGGCCGGCGAGGGCGGTCTGGTCGCCACCCACGACGCCGGCCTCGCCCGGCGGCTGCGCACCGCCCGCGACTACGGCAACCCGGGTGACTACGACACCCTGTTCCCCGGCCTCAACGCCCGGATGAGCGAGCTGCACGCGGCCGTCGGCCTCAACTGGCTGGCCGGGCTGCCCGAGCGGGTGGCCCACCGGGGCGCGCTGGTGGGCGAGTTCGCCGCCGTGACGGCCGGTCTGCCCGGCCTGCGACTGGCCCTGCCGGAGGACGGCGACACGTCGACCTTCAAGGACCTCACGCTCATCCTGGACGCCGCCGGGTTCGGCCTAACCGCGCGCCAACTCGCCGACGCGCTGCGGGCCGAGGGCATCGACTCGCGCCGCTACTTCCACCCGCCGGTGCAGCGCCAGCGGGCCTACGCCCACCTCGGCCAGGCCGACGCCCTGCCGCTCACGGACCGGCTCGCCGACTCGGTGCTGACCGTGCCGCTCTGGTCCCAGATGGACGCGCCCACCGTCCGCCGGATCGCCGGTGCCGTGGTCCGGATCCAGCCGTACGCGGAGCGTCTGCGCGCCGCCTGA
- a CDS encoding GNAT family N-acetyltransferase: protein MSPLPAPAELTFRPLAETDLPAVLDLLTASLAGGPTGTRTAGFFAWKHRLNPFGASPGLLAETADGRVAGVRLFLRWQWHRGRDARPVTAVRPVDTATHPDFRGRGVFRRLTTDLLDQVAGDTDLVFNTPNGNSLPGYRAMGWQELGRVPVAVRTVRPAAFARGVRAALARRPAGPAGPPDCRLPGADEWFAAQPGAGTGGPLAELLRERAAADADDDRLAVRRTPELLRWRYGLAPGLDYRVLSCHRGGELTGLAFGRPRRRGPLAEFTLADVVVRPGDRDSAARLLRAAARESGCDHVATHLSPGTEAAAAALRTGYLRAPRTGMTLAARTPTGPTPLTLADWRFSLGDLEVF from the coding sequence GTGAGCCCCCTGCCCGCCCCCGCCGAGCTGACCTTCCGCCCGCTCGCCGAGACCGACCTCCCCGCGGTGCTCGACCTGCTCACCGCCTCCCTGGCAGGCGGCCCGACGGGCACCCGCACCGCCGGGTTCTTCGCCTGGAAGCACCGGCTCAACCCGTTCGGAGCGAGCCCCGGACTGCTCGCCGAGACCGCCGACGGACGGGTGGCCGGCGTCCGGCTGTTCCTGCGCTGGCAGTGGCACCGGGGGCGCGACGCCCGCCCCGTGACCGCGGTCCGCCCGGTGGACACCGCGACCCACCCGGACTTCCGGGGCCGGGGCGTCTTCCGCCGGCTCACCACGGACCTGCTCGACCAGGTCGCCGGGGACACCGATCTGGTCTTCAACACGCCCAACGGCAACAGCCTGCCCGGCTACCGGGCGATGGGCTGGCAGGAGCTGGGCAGGGTCCCGGTCGCGGTCCGGACCGTCCGCCCGGCCGCCTTCGCCCGCGGCGTGCGCGCCGCACTGGCCCGCCGCCCGGCCGGTCCCGCCGGTCCCCCGGACTGCCGACTGCCCGGCGCCGACGAGTGGTTCGCCGCCCAGCCGGGCGCCGGAACGGGCGGCCCGCTGGCCGAACTGCTCCGCGAGCGGGCCGCCGCCGACGCGGACGACGACCGCCTCGCGGTCCGGCGCACCCCGGAACTCCTGCGCTGGCGCTACGGCCTGGCCCCCGGACTGGACTACCGGGTGCTCAGCTGCCACCGCGGCGGCGAACTCACCGGCCTGGCCTTCGGCCGGCCCCGACGGCGCGGCCCGCTGGCCGAGTTCACCCTCGCCGACGTCGTCGTCCGCCCCGGCGACCGGGACAGCGCCGCCCGCCTGCTGCGCGCCGCCGCCCGCGAATCCGGGTGCGACCACGTCGCCACCCACCTCTCCCCCGGCACCGAGGCCGCCGCGGCCGCGCTGCGGACCGGCTACCTGCGCGCCCCGCGCACCGGCATGACCCTGGCCGCCCGCACCCCGACCGGCCCCACCCCGCTCACCCTCGCGGACTGGCGGTTCAGCCTCGGCGACCTGGAGGTGTTCTGA
- a CDS encoding glycosyltransferase yields MTDPVRDPLHDPPDDPTGEPGDGAADGPPHPAAHRRPGRPPAEPTRVLWLAKGLGRGGAEQLLLNCARHADRSRYRIEVAYVLPWKDALAPALTEAGVTVHCLGGVPGTPGRADPRWPLRLRRLLADRRYGLVHTHMPVPAAAVRLLSPTVTPAPRLVHTEHNVWDRYRPATRWANALTYRRNDAVIAVSHAVERTIPADRRRPGDWVSVVHHGPDLAGAPGGPAARAAARTELGLPEDAFVVGTVGNLTPKKDQATLLAAHAALLRRHPRARLVVIGAGPLEARLRARAAELAPADTVVFTGSRSDVPELLPAFDVFTLSSRQEGLPVALMEAMTSGLPAVVTRVGGMPEVLDDGGQGFLVPPGDPAALADALARLAEDPGLRARLGAAARERSERFDVAGAQRAVEAVYARVLLR; encoded by the coding sequence GTGACCGATCCGGTGCGCGACCCGCTGCACGACCCACCGGACGACCCGACCGGCGAACCGGGCGACGGCGCGGCGGACGGCCCCCCGCACCCGGCGGCGCACCGGCGACCGGGCCGCCCGCCGGCCGAACCCACCCGGGTGCTCTGGCTGGCCAAGGGCCTCGGCCGCGGCGGCGCCGAGCAGCTGCTGCTCAACTGCGCCCGCCACGCCGACCGTTCGCGCTACCGCATCGAGGTCGCCTACGTGCTGCCGTGGAAGGACGCGCTCGCCCCGGCGCTCACCGAGGCGGGCGTCACCGTGCACTGCCTGGGCGGCGTACCCGGCACCCCCGGCCGGGCCGACCCGCGCTGGCCGCTGCGGCTGCGCCGGCTGCTCGCCGACCGCCGCTACGGCCTGGTCCACACCCACATGCCCGTCCCGGCGGCCGCCGTCCGGCTGCTCTCGCCCACGGTCACGCCGGCGCCGCGCCTGGTGCACACCGAGCACAACGTCTGGGACCGCTACCGCCCGGCCACCCGCTGGGCGAACGCGCTGACCTACCGGCGCAACGACGCGGTGATCGCCGTCTCGCACGCCGTCGAGCGGACCATCCCCGCGGACCGGCGCCGCCCCGGCGACTGGGTGTCCGTGGTGCACCACGGACCGGACCTCGCCGGCGCCCCCGGGGGACCGGCCGCCCGCGCCGCCGCCCGCACCGAACTCGGGCTCCCGGAGGACGCGTTCGTGGTCGGCACGGTCGGCAACCTGACCCCGAAGAAGGACCAGGCCACCCTGCTCGCCGCGCACGCCGCACTGCTCCGGCGGCATCCGCGGGCCCGGCTCGTGGTGATCGGCGCCGGACCACTGGAGGCTCGACTGCGCGCCCGGGCCGCCGAACTCGCCCCGGCGGACACCGTCGTGTTCACCGGGTCGCGCTCCGACGTCCCCGAACTGCTGCCCGCCTTCGACGTGTTCACCCTGAGTTCACGCCAGGAGGGCCTGCCGGTCGCCCTGATGGAGGCGATGACGAGCGGGCTGCCCGCCGTGGTCACCCGGGTCGGCGGGATGCCCGAGGTGCTGGACGACGGCGGCCAGGGGTTCCTGGTGCCCCCCGGCGATCCGGCCGCCCTGGCCGACGCCCTCGCCCGGCTCGCCGAGGACCCCGGGCTGCGCGCCCGGCTCGGCGCGGCCGCCCGCGAACGGTCGGAGCGGTTCGACGTGGCCGGCGCCCAGCGGGCCGTCGAGGCGGTGTACGCCCGGGTCCTGCTGCGCTGA
- a CDS encoding polysaccharide biosynthesis tyrosine autokinase, translating into MEPANHFTVLRRYWRLLAGCTLAALLVGWLLTPAGDTVDNARWKCKVAITPVAGAGDTVRADQVLSYAQGADVATAAAKQLGIADAAAVIARRTVTADSAQMLTIATTGPTRQTCSDLATAYSAAIIKGYSDESARSAAETIRRLQAQADEQQRQLNDIQQQFTRAPAADQPKLQPKLTSATTALTTTLTTISKLQNAAQTDAIQQWGSIDARQGNSNPLSSPSRSVRLGLAVALGLALGVVSALMLSRMDTRLRTRNAVEEAFNLPVIGEVPQLSRRLRRLREPLVRARPSDPAAEAYRSLRSTLLLTGPDSLARPAGGEGWDPAETVSRRLAEPAPVVLVTSGTSRDGRTTTIANLAAALAETGREVLVLDCDFRHPELHAHLGVGDGPGMAELLSGERLGELDDLIRPTNVEGVSLITGGHATAYPAALVLRAAEVLRRARRHADVILVDTSPLLHANDAYDLVQHADAVLVTVRSGNVTPEQADRVAELLSRTGVPVAGVALLGTNGRPSGRRRRGTTGGGTAAPAGRGGQQPAPPRPAGPATERADERQGDRQGERAGEHGVGRGGGRATPSWARRAPGPGDGPEPEHGPGRGPEHGSAYGSEHGPGGGAQHGAAGAARYESPYGPEHGPRTGAWGADGHGGSDRTGRPARGASGARGVNGVNGHGPHPPAAGAGPGSGSGSGHSSGHGGDHGEPALLRDAEER; encoded by the coding sequence GTGGAACCGGCAAACCACTTCACCGTCCTGCGGCGGTACTGGCGGCTGCTCGCCGGCTGCACGCTCGCCGCGCTCCTCGTCGGCTGGCTGCTGACCCCCGCCGGCGACACGGTGGACAACGCCAGATGGAAGTGCAAGGTCGCCATCACGCCGGTCGCGGGGGCCGGTGACACCGTGCGGGCCGACCAGGTGCTCTCCTACGCGCAGGGGGCCGACGTCGCCACGGCCGCCGCCAAGCAGCTCGGCATCGCCGACGCCGCCGCGGTGATCGCCCGCCGGACGGTCACCGCCGACAGCGCCCAGATGCTGACCATCGCCACCACCGGGCCGACCCGGCAGACCTGCTCCGACCTCGCCACCGCCTACTCGGCCGCCATCATCAAGGGCTACAGCGACGAGTCGGCCCGCAGCGCCGCCGAGACCATCAGGAGGCTCCAGGCCCAGGCCGACGAGCAGCAGCGGCAGCTGAACGACATCCAGCAGCAGTTCACCCGCGCCCCGGCCGCCGACCAGCCCAAGCTCCAGCCCAAGCTGACCTCGGCCACCACCGCGCTGACCACCACCCTCACCACGATCAGCAAGCTGCAGAACGCCGCCCAGACCGACGCCATCCAGCAATGGGGCAGCATCGACGCGCGGCAGGGGAACAGCAACCCGCTCTCCTCCCCCAGCCGGAGCGTGCGCCTCGGCCTCGCGGTGGCGCTCGGGCTCGCACTCGGCGTGGTCTCCGCGCTGATGCTCAGCCGGATGGACACCCGGCTGCGCACCCGCAACGCCGTCGAGGAGGCGTTCAACCTGCCGGTGATCGGCGAGGTGCCGCAACTCTCCCGCCGGCTGCGGCGGCTGCGCGAACCGCTGGTCCGCGCCCGGCCCTCCGACCCGGCCGCCGAGGCCTACCGCTCGCTCCGCTCGACCCTGCTGCTCACCGGGCCGGACTCGCTCGCCCGGCCGGCCGGCGGGGAGGGGTGGGACCCGGCGGAGACCGTCTCGCGGCGGCTCGCCGAGCCGGCCCCGGTGGTGCTGGTCACCTCCGGCACCAGCCGCGACGGCCGGACCACCACGATCGCCAACCTGGCCGCCGCACTCGCCGAGACGGGCCGCGAAGTCCTCGTCCTGGACTGCGACTTCCGGCACCCCGAACTGCACGCCCACCTCGGGGTCGGCGACGGTCCGGGCATGGCCGAGCTGCTCAGCGGCGAACGGCTGGGCGAGCTGGACGACCTGATCCGGCCCACCAACGTCGAGGGCGTCTCACTGATCACCGGCGGGCACGCCACCGCGTACCCGGCCGCGCTCGTCCTGCGTGCCGCCGAGGTGCTGCGCCGGGCCCGCCGGCACGCGGACGTCATCCTGGTCGACACCTCCCCGCTGCTGCACGCCAACGACGCCTACGACCTGGTGCAGCACGCGGACGCGGTGCTGGTCACCGTACGCAGCGGAAACGTCACGCCGGAACAGGCGGACCGGGTGGCGGAGTTGCTCTCCCGCACCGGTGTCCCGGTGGCCGGGGTGGCGCTGCTCGGGACCAACGGGCGGCCCTCCGGACGGCGGCGGCGCGGCACCACGGGCGGCGGGACCGCCGCACCGGCCGGACGGGGCGGGCAGCAGCCCGCGCCGCCGCGTCCGGCCGGGCCCGCGACGGAACGGGCCGACGAACGGCAGGGCGATCGGCAGGGCGAGCGGGCCGGCGAACACGGGGTCGGGCGCGGGGGCGGACGGGCGACGCCCAGTTGGGCCCGGCGCGCGCCCGGTCCCGGCGACGGGCCCGAGCCCGAGCACGGACCGGGGCGCGGGCCCGAGCACGGTTCGGCGTACGGGTCCGAGCACGGACCGGGAGGCGGTGCGCAGCACGGTGCGGCGGGCGCCGCGCGGTACGAGTCGCCCTACGGGCCGGAACACGGCCCGCGGACCGGGGCCTGGGGCGCCGACGGCCACGGCGGCAGCGACCGCACCGGTCGGCCCGCGCGCGGCGCGAGCGGGGCCAGGGGGGTCAACGGCGTGAACGGCCACGGCCCGCACCCCCCAGCCGCCGGCGCCGGGCCCGGCTCCGGCTCCGGCTCCGGCCACAGCTCCGGTCACGGCGGCGACCACGGCGAGCCGGCCCTGCTGCGCGATGCGGAGGAGCGGTGA
- a CDS encoding glycosyltransferase family 4 protein — MIDSVSRVGGAEQGLVAMAPQLVRAGVRLDIAYLKDSPGGFQSELTAAGADVFGVGRPTRRQSLAALHRLVRERRPDLLHTTLYESDVLGRAAALAARTPVVTSLVNAAYGPEHRNARGLSPWKVRAAQAVDATTAQGTRRFHALTRYVAGAMARRLRVPSQRIDVVPRGRDPLLLGTVTPERRAAVRSALELPQDVPVVLAAARQQYQKGLDVLLEAWPAVLRAEPEAVLLLAGSEGGETERLRALAGTTRGVRFLGPRDDVFDLMAAADALAVPSRWEGLGSAAMEAMGIGVPLVAADVPALRETVGSEDYARLVPPERPAALAEALVDTLEDRASARVRAKAARARFLTSFTLQQVSAQMVGFYERSLRLRTV, encoded by the coding sequence GTGATCGACAGCGTGAGCCGGGTCGGTGGGGCCGAGCAGGGCCTGGTGGCGATGGCACCCCAGCTGGTGCGGGCCGGTGTCCGCCTCGACATCGCGTACCTCAAGGACTCGCCCGGCGGCTTCCAGTCGGAGCTGACCGCGGCCGGCGCCGACGTGTTCGGGGTCGGCCGGCCCACCCGGCGGCAGAGCCTCGCCGCGCTGCACCGGCTGGTCCGCGAACGCCGGCCGGACCTCCTGCACACCACGCTGTACGAGTCGGACGTGCTCGGCCGGGCCGCCGCGCTCGCCGCCCGCACACCGGTCGTGACCAGCCTCGTCAACGCCGCGTACGGGCCCGAGCACCGCAACGCGCGCGGGCTGAGCCCCTGGAAGGTGCGGGCGGCACAGGCCGTGGACGCGACGACCGCGCAGGGCACCCGGCGGTTCCACGCGCTCACCCGGTACGTGGCCGGGGCGATGGCGCGCCGGCTGCGCGTGCCGTCGCAGCGGATCGACGTGGTGCCGCGGGGGCGGGACCCGCTGCTGCTGGGCACGGTGACGCCGGAGCGGCGGGCCGCCGTGCGGTCGGCCCTGGAGCTGCCGCAGGACGTGCCGGTGGTGCTGGCGGCGGCCCGTCAGCAGTACCAGAAGGGCCTGGACGTCCTCCTGGAGGCGTGGCCGGCGGTGCTGCGCGCGGAACCGGAGGCGGTGCTGCTGCTGGCCGGCAGCGAGGGCGGCGAGACGGAGCGGCTGCGGGCGCTGGCCGGGACGACGCGCGGCGTGCGGTTCCTGGGGCCGCGGGACGACGTGTTCGACCTGATGGCGGCGGCCGACGCGCTCGCGGTGCCGTCGCGCTGGGAGGGGCTGGGCAGCGCGGCCATGGAGGCGATGGGGATCGGGGTGCCGCTGGTCGCCGCCGACGTCCCGGCGCTGCGCGAGACCGTCGGGTCGGAGGACTACGCACGGCTGGTGCCGCCGGAGCGGCCGGCCGCGCTGGCGGAGGCGCTGGTCGACACGCTGGAGGACCGGGCCTCGGCGCGGGTGCGGGCGAAGGCGGCCCGGGCGCGGTTCCTGACCTCGTTCACGCTGCAGCAGGTGTCGGCGCAGATGGTCGGGTTCTACGAGCGCTCGCTGCGGCTGCGGACGGTCTGA
- a CDS encoding glycosyltransferase family 4 protein, with product MPEATPVRTAGTRPRILHLVTDPRRRGAQNLARDLHRELRRRGQASALRALAPHPDAHPDAADTRATAVLGPGRLHPRTLAALRTAARTADLVVAHGSTTLPACALALAGTRTPFVYVSIGDPRHWTASPLRRLRTGTLLRRAAAVTALADEAREVLVERFRLPAARVRTIPNARAADRYPPAAGEADRRAARQSLGLPPDGLLVAWLGSISPEKRLDVALEALDRLPDVRLAVAGDGPQRAALERHPAAARAHFLGTLADPAPLYRAADAVLLSSDSEGVPGVLIEAALAGLPAVATDVGWVRSVVRDGTTGALVTPGDPVALAEAMAKVLAGDRAGLGAAARVHALAHCELDVVADAWQELFTEVCGHDGRG from the coding sequence ATGCCTGAAGCGACACCGGTCAGGACGGCCGGAACCCGCCCCCGCATCCTGCACCTCGTCACCGACCCCCGCCGCCGCGGCGCGCAGAACCTCGCCCGCGACCTCCACCGCGAACTCCGCCGACGCGGCCAGGCCTCCGCGCTGCGCGCCCTCGCCCCGCACCCCGACGCCCACCCCGACGCCGCCGACACCCGGGCCACCGCCGTGCTCGGCCCCGGCCGCCTGCACCCCCGCACCCTCGCCGCCCTGCGCACCGCCGCCCGCACCGCCGACCTCGTCGTCGCGCACGGATCCACCACCCTCCCCGCCTGCGCCCTCGCCCTGGCGGGCACCCGCACCCCGTTCGTCTACGTCTCCATCGGCGACCCCCGGCACTGGACGGCGAGCCCGCTGCGCCGCCTGCGCACTGGAACCCTGCTGCGCCGCGCCGCGGCCGTCACCGCGCTCGCCGACGAGGCCCGGGAGGTGCTGGTGGAGCGTTTCCGGCTGCCCGCCGCGCGCGTGCGCACCATCCCCAACGCCCGTGCGGCCGACCGGTACCCGCCCGCCGCGGGCGAGGCCGACCGGCGCGCCGCCCGGCAGTCCCTGGGCCTGCCGCCGGACGGCCTGCTGGTCGCCTGGCTCGGCTCGATCTCCCCCGAGAAGCGGCTGGACGTCGCCCTCGAAGCCCTCGACCGCCTTCCCGACGTCCGGCTGGCCGTGGCGGGCGACGGCCCGCAGCGCGCCGCCCTGGAGCGACATCCGGCCGCCGCCCGGGCCCATTTCCTGGGGACCCTCGCGGACCCCGCCCCGCTCTACCGGGCCGCCGACGCGGTCCTGCTGAGCAGTGACAGCGAGGGCGTGCCGGGGGTGCTGATCGAGGCCGCGCTGGCCGGGCTGCCCGCCGTCGCCACCGATGTCGGCTGGGTCCGTTCGGTCGTGCGGGACGGCACCACCGGCGCGCTGGTCACCCCGGGTGACCCGGTCGCCCTCGCCGAGGCGATGGCCAAGGTGCTCGCCGGTGACCGCGCCGGGCTCGGTGCCGCGGCGCGGGTCCACGCGCTGGCCCACTGCGAGCTCGACGTGGTGGCGGACGCCTGGCAGGAGCTCTTCACCGAGGTCTGCGGACACGACGGGCGGGGCTGA